The nucleotide window AGATCACCGCATCGCGAAAGAGAAAATTTTCGTAGACGTCATCGCCGATGATGAGCGTGGGATAGGTCTCGAGAACGCGGAACAGGGCCTCGTGTGAGAGCTGGTCGAGGCCATACATGAAGACCATGAGGCATTTCCCGCTGACAAGGGCCTCGAGGCGATCGATGGCGGCAGGAGCGCAAAAACCTCCCCTTCCCATCGCATTTAAGCGCATGGTATCGTCAATGGCTATCCTGAGGGAGGAATATACCGGCGCCAGCGCGCCTTCAGAGGGCAACAGACCGGTATCGACCAGGGCCATAGCCCTCACCATCGTTTCACAAAAATCCTCTTCACTTTTCTCTATCTGGAGCTGACCGGCCATCACGACAGCATCGACATCGATCCCGCTTACTTCCAGGGAACGGGCAAGATCGTCCGCACTGTGATCAGCCGCGAAAAAGATGATCTTTTCCTCCTTGTCCAGCCCCTGGCGGATAAAGGAGAGCGCGAAGGCGTTCGCCTCCGATTCATTCTCGTAGAGAAAACAGTGGTAGTCTCCTGGTCTTAGCGATCTGAGTCTCGGCACCAACTCACCTGCTGCGATGAAATATTGTGTTAACCTATCCTTACCCCAACAATCTTTTTATCATATCACATCCGCTTTTTCTTCAACAAATTGAATGACTTCAGAAAGGAGGCTTTATTCGCGGTCAGATTGGGTCGGTAATTGAACTGAAATGGTCCTGGTTAATCAGTGCGAGTCCTAAAACAATTCAAGCCTCGGGGGCTTACCGGAGCATCCAGTGGATAGAGGCGCCGCATACGATGAGAAAGGCAACGGCAACGGTGAGTATCGTCTGCCATTCCCACTCACCCATCTTCACGACCTCGCGCCAGTTGCAGTGTGTGCAATAAAAGACCTTGCGGCCTGCAAACTTCAACAGCCATTCCACGGGATGAAGCCGGTAGCTCCGTTTCACCTCAGAGCCGCATTCCGGACATGACAGCGATGTAAGGGCGCATCTGAGATAAAGAGGCCCCATATCGGAAACCGTTCTGTGGGCATTGAATTGGATGAGATCCTGAAGATGGGTATGATCGGCAAAAAAATCAAGGTCCTTGAGTCCTTTGCTGCGTTCCTCCACGGAGACGTGAAGGTCACCCTTCGTCTTCGACACCGCACGCTGTTCCATGAACACCCCCCCGATTTTAGGCTTCCCACAGATAGAATGCATTCATGCGTGACGTGACTGCCGCTTCCGGTTGAGACTTTATACAATGCCGAAAGCGGGATGCAAACCCCCTATCCAACATTGTTATTTGTGGGATTTTAGCACGAAAGGAAACGAAAGGGAAACGAAAAAATCAAAACCATATTGATAAATGTGTTTCTTATCTGCCGCTTGTGAACTTCCTTTGACCCCTGTTTCCCGCTGAATTGTTTTCGGAAAGTGCCTCCAATGACCTGACCCCAATAAACCGGTCCGGATGTAAAGTTCTTCGGGAGCACGTTCTTCAGAGAAAAAGGATTTAAACTTGAGCAGAATTAATGGGGGAATATCATCAATATGAGAGGAAACGTTGTGGCCCTAAAAGAATAACGAAAAGAAAAGGGATATTGAGGGTACGGGAAACATTAACTAGCTGAACCTATTAAAGATATATAATGCCGAAGGCGGGATTTGAACCCGCACGAGTCTCCCCGCCACCCCCTCAAGATGGTGTGTCTGCCACTTCCACCACTTCGGCATTTTTACTCATTTCGTCCCCTGCGCGGGAGCATTTTGCTGTGTCTGCGCCGGAATACTTCTTACGGTGCTTCCCTTATGGCTATAACTGTAAGCAAGCACCAGACTTGTCAACATAAAAACAACCGCCGCTATCGTTGTCAGTTTCGTCATAAAACCCGAAGACCCGGAACTGCCGAAAAGTGTCTGACTGGACCCGCCGCCGAAGGCGGCCCCCATGTCCGATCCCCTTCCCGTCTGCAACAACACGATGAGTATCAAAGCGATCGCTATTAGTACATGTATGATGGCCACTGCAATTGTCATATGTTCTTCTCCAATGCGCGGCTTATTATACCAAGAAAGTTTGCGGATTTCAAGGATGCACCGCCAACAAGTGCACCATTTATGTTTTTCATCGCAATCAGTTCCCCGAAATTCTCCGCCGTTACAGAGCCGCCATAGAGAATTCGCACATTGGAAAAGGCATCCCGGTAGAGATCGGCCAGAATATTCCTAATGAACTCATGGACTTCCTCCGCCTGGCCTGAAGTGGCGGTCTTCCCCGTGCCTATCGCCCAGACGGGTTCATAGGCGATGGTGATGTCCCCGACATCGGATATGCCTGCCAGGGCCTTCTTCACCTGGATGCCCACTACGAACTCCGTAATGCCCGCCTCGCGTTCCTCATCGGTCTCGCCGACACAGATAATTGGCTTCAATCCCGTTGCCAGGCACTTCTTCGCCTTGAGATTTACACCCTCGTCGGTCTCATGAAAATACTTCCTTCGCTCCGAATGGCCAATGATAGCGTAGGCGCAGCCGGCATCTTTCAGCATATCCGGAGATATCTCTCCGGTATAGGCGCCTTTGTCCTCGAAAAACATATTCTGGGAGGCCAGAGAAATGCCGGAGCCGCCGATGACATCATGCACGCTCTTGAGAGCCGTGAAGGACGGAGCGAGAACGACTTCACCGCGTCCTTTAATATCGGGCAGACCGGCTACTATCTCTTTTGCGAGAGCCACCGCCTCTCCCGTAGTATTGTTCATCTTCCAGTTGCCTGCTACCATCCACGTTGCCATTTCTATCCTCCGCAGGTTTCAAGGGCCTCCACGGCCGGCATCGTCTTGCCTTCTAGCAGTTCGAGAAATGCCCCGCCGCCCGTGGATATGTACGATATCCTGTCGCTGACCCCGGCCTTGTGGACGGCCGAATCGGTATCGCCGCCGCCGATGATGGAGAGGGCTCCTGACCCGGCGACATCCTTTGCCAGCCCGAAGGTCCCTTTGCTGAAGGCCTCGAGTTCGAACATGCCCATGGGGCCGTTCCAGACTATCGTCTTGGCCTCTTTCACGGCATTTCCGAAAAGCCTGGCGGTGTCGGGTCCGATATCGAGCCCAAGGGCATCCTTCGGTATCTTCTCCACTGCGACAACGTTCACCGTCGCATCAGCTTCGGCCTTATCGGCAATGACGCAGTCGACGGGGAGAAGTATCCTTACATTCTTCGACTTTGCCTTGTCCATGATGCTCTTCGCCTTATCGAGCATGTCATTTTCACAGATGGACCTGCCGATCTCCATTCCCATCGCCTTAAGAAAGGTGAAAGCCATCCCGCCGCCTATTATGAGCATGTTGACGGTATCCACAAGGTTCTCGAGGACACCGATCTTGTCGGAAACCTTCGCCCCTCCGATGATGGCCGCAAGCGGCCTCGCCGGGTCCTTCATGGCCTTGTTGAAATAATCGATCTCATCCTTGAGGAGGAAACCTGCCGCGCATGTCTTGACGGCCTGTGTTATGGCCGAGTTGGAGGCGGCCTTCCTGTGGGCTACGGCGAAGGCGTCGTCGATATAAACGTCGCACAGTTTTGCGAGTTCAGCGGCAAACTGCGGATCGTTCTTCTCGTCACCGATGTGAAAGCGCAGATTTTCGAGAAGGATAACGTCGCCCGGTTTCATTGAGGCCACCGCGGCGGCGGCCTTCTCGCCTATGCAGTCCTCCACGAAGGGCACATCTTTCCCGAGGAGCCCCGAAAGCCTGGCGGCGCAAGGCCTCAATGTCAATTTGTCCACCCTCTGACCCTTTGGCCTGCCCATATGGGACATAAGGATCAGTTTTGCGCCCTTCTCCATGCAGTACCTGATGGTGCGAAGGTGTGCCCTGATCCTCGTTGTATCGGTGATGTTGCCGCCTGCGTCGACGGGTACGTTGAAATCAACGCGCATGAGTACTCTTTTTCCAGCGATGTCTACCTGTTCAACAGAATTCATATGTTACCCCTTCCTGTTTCCTTTTATTTCATGACGAACGACAATAGATCGAACATGCGGTTCGAGAAACCCCACTCATTGTCGTACCAGGAAAGCACCTTGATCATGTTCCCGCCTATGACGGTTGTATTTTCCATATCAACGATGGACGAATGGCTATTGCCATTAAAATCGCGGGAGACAAGAGGCAAATCCGAACAGGCCAGGATCCCTTTCATGGGTCCGTCCGCATATTCTCTGAATTTTTTGTTTATATCTTCCTTTGAGACCTTGGTTGAAAGCGTGGCAACGAAATCGACGAGAGAGACATTCGGAGTGGGAACCCTGATAGCCAGGCCGTCGAGTTTCCCTTTCACCTCGGGAATGACCTCGGATATGGCCTTCGCTGCCCCTGTCGTCGTGGGGATCATCGAGAGGGCCGCGGCACGCGCCCTTCGGAGGTCCTTGTGGGGTTCGTCGAGAACGACCTGGTCGTTCGTGAAGGAATGGATGGTCGTCATCAACCCGTACTCGACGCCAAACTCCTTCTGAAGGATCTTCACGATGGGTGCCAGACAGTTGGTCGTGCAGGACCCCATAGAGATGACGTGATGCTTCGTCTTGTCGTAGACCTCTTCGTTCACCCCAAGGACAAAAGTGACATCGGGGCCCTTTGCCGGAGCCGATATGATGACCTTCCTGGCCCCTGCCTTGAGATGTCTTTCCGCGCCCGCACGGTCGGTGAATTTCCCTGTGCTTTCAAGGACGACGTCGACGCCCAGGTCCTTCCACGGGAGGGATTCGGGCTCCTTCATGGCATACGCCTTGATCTCCTTCCCATCGACCACGATGGCATCTTCCTTGCTTGTTACGTCACAGTTCATAATGCCGTGGACAGAGTCATATTTCAGGAGATGGGCAAGCGTTCTGGGATCCGCAAGATCATTGACGGCAACGAACTCAACATCTTTTCGATTGAAACCAGCCCTGAGGACCAGTCTGCCAATCCTTCCAAAACCGTTGATTCCGACCTTCACGGGCATATTGACCTCCCCCTATTTTTTTACAATACTAATCGAAACAGTATGTTATGTCAACCTCTTATTGACATAGAGGCGCGAGAACAAAGGGCACAGAACGTTACAGGTTTCAGGGAAAAACAGGGGCTTTCCAACTTCTTTGCCCAACACCAGGAAGTATATACAACGACCGTTCACCGCTTCAACTCTTTCTGTTTTCAATGCGAAACTTGGAACAGTCTTACTGGGGTACCGCTTTCTTGGTGAAGGCGTCCCATCCACCCATGACATAATGGACGCCTGAGACAACGGTGGCAGCCGCCGTGACAAGGAAGAGGACCATGTCATAGGACCGCAGGCCCATCATGTCCGCCGACCAGAGCACGAAGAGGATGGTGATGATCTGGCAGGCCGTCGTTATCTTGCCGAAGATGGTCGGCCGCGGCTTGACGTTGCTGGCACAGCGGTAGAGAACAAGATAGCCGACGGCGATGACGACATCCCTGCCGAGGACAAGGAGCGTGAGCCAACCGGGGATGAGATGGGCGATGTAGAGCATGACGAAAGCCGCCACAAGCATGGTCT belongs to Syntrophorhabdaceae bacterium and includes:
- a CDS encoding MEDS domain-containing protein, whose product is MPRLRSLRPGDYHCFLYENESEANAFALSFIRQGLDKEEKIIFFAADHSADDLARSLEVSGIDVDAVVMAGQLQIEKSEEDFCETMVRAMALVDTGLLPSEGALAPVYSSLRIAIDDTMRLNAMGRGGFCAPAAIDRLEALVSGKCLMVFMYGLDQLSHEALFRVLETYPTLIIGDDVYENFLFRDAVI
- the secG gene encoding preprotein translocase subunit SecG, with protein sequence MTIAVAIIHVLIAIALILIVLLQTGRGSDMGAAFGGGSSQTLFGSSGSSGFMTKLTTIAAVVFMLTSLVLAYSYSHKGSTVRSIPAQTQQNAPAQGTK
- the tpiA gene encoding triose-phosphate isomerase, with the protein product MATWMVAGNWKMNNTTGEAVALAKEIVAGLPDIKGRGEVVLAPSFTALKSVHDVIGGSGISLASQNMFFEDKGAYTGEISPDMLKDAGCAYAIIGHSERRKYFHETDEGVNLKAKKCLATGLKPIICVGETDEEREAGITEFVVGIQVKKALAGISDVGDITIAYEPVWAIGTGKTATSGQAEEVHEFIRNILADLYRDAFSNVRILYGGSVTAENFGELIAMKNINGALVGGASLKSANFLGIISRALEKNI
- a CDS encoding phosphoglycerate kinase, which translates into the protein MNSVEQVDIAGKRVLMRVDFNVPVDAGGNITDTTRIRAHLRTIRYCMEKGAKLILMSHMGRPKGQRVDKLTLRPCAARLSGLLGKDVPFVEDCIGEKAAAAVASMKPGDVILLENLRFHIGDEKNDPQFAAELAKLCDVYIDDAFAVAHRKAASNSAITQAVKTCAAGFLLKDEIDYFNKAMKDPARPLAAIIGGAKVSDKIGVLENLVDTVNMLIIGGGMAFTFLKAMGMEIGRSICENDMLDKAKSIMDKAKSKNVRILLPVDCVIADKAEADATVNVVAVEKIPKDALGLDIGPDTARLFGNAVKEAKTIVWNGPMGMFELEAFSKGTFGLAKDVAGSGALSIIGGGDTDSAVHKAGVSDRISYISTGGGAFLELLEGKTMPAVEALETCGG
- the gap gene encoding type I glyceraldehyde-3-phosphate dehydrogenase, with protein sequence MPVKVGINGFGRIGRLVLRAGFNRKDVEFVAVNDLADPRTLAHLLKYDSVHGIMNCDVTSKEDAIVVDGKEIKAYAMKEPESLPWKDLGVDVVLESTGKFTDRAGAERHLKAGARKVIISAPAKGPDVTFVLGVNEEVYDKTKHHVISMGSCTTNCLAPIVKILQKEFGVEYGLMTTIHSFTNDQVVLDEPHKDLRRARAAALSMIPTTTGAAKAISEVIPEVKGKLDGLAIRVPTPNVSLVDFVATLSTKVSKEDINKKFREYADGPMKGILACSDLPLVSRDFNGNSHSSIVDMENTTVIGGNMIKVLSWYDNEWGFSNRMFDLLSFVMK
- a CDS encoding CDP-alcohol phosphatidyltransferase family protein; this translates as MMRVNNTRSMNLPNILSIFRFFVTFYFIYAVYQGRMRLALYLFLIQGISDLLDGFIARAMKSKTELGAYLDPIADKTMLVAAFVMLYIAHLIPGWLTLLVLGRDVVIAVGYLVLYRCASNVKPRPTIFGKITTACQIITILFVLWSADMMGLRSYDMVLFLVTAAATVVSGVHYVMGGWDAFTKKAVPQ